A window of the Myxococcales bacterium genome harbors these coding sequences:
- a CDS encoding PQQ-like beta-propeller repeat protein, with translation MRTWWAAVPIAVVAACAGRARSPSPCAKDTDCKGARVCSAGACVDPAPGTAGARPGPGGDGDGGVAVAPVIGPRPFAMIGGGPRHLGRTAGPAPRKAPTELWRVEVGGPVTGAPTLGPDGTLYVTSHAGTLTAIDPTGAVTWTFAMGERSWSTPAVAVDGTIYVGSDDDHLYAVDAAGHKKWALRIGQCDPNGFGPESSRCDADGGPVIGADGTIYLGGDGVHAVWADGTLRWRFATAEHVATAPALADDGTIYAGGQDDALYALAPDGSKRWEFRAGSDFDAAPVIGDDGTIYAGNDDDALYALRSDGTLAWKTLVGGDVRGAVAIAPDGTIYVGSYDHHLYALAPTGQVVWRLAAADKIHAAPVVAANGVILVGAQDERLYAVDPSGVLLWTIAIAGDLDSAPIIGSDGTIYLAGDDGIVRALK, from the coding sequence ATGCGGACCTGGTGGGCAGCCGTGCCGATCGCCGTCGTGGCCGCGTGCGCCGGACGGGCGCGGTCGCCCAGCCCGTGCGCGAAGGACACCGACTGCAAGGGCGCGCGCGTGTGCTCCGCCGGCGCGTGCGTCGATCCCGCCCCGGGGACCGCCGGCGCCCGCCCGGGGCCTGGCGGCGACGGCGACGGCGGCGTCGCGGTGGCGCCGGTGATCGGCCCGCGGCCGTTCGCGATGATCGGCGGCGGTCCGCGCCACCTCGGCCGCACCGCCGGCCCGGCGCCGCGCAAGGCCCCGACCGAGCTCTGGCGGGTCGAGGTCGGCGGGCCCGTCACCGGCGCGCCCACGCTCGGCCCCGACGGCACGCTCTACGTGACGTCCCACGCCGGGACGCTGACCGCGATCGATCCGACCGGCGCGGTCACGTGGACCTTCGCCATGGGCGAGCGGTCGTGGAGCACGCCCGCGGTCGCGGTCGACGGCACGATCTACGTCGGCTCCGACGACGATCACCTGTACGCGGTCGACGCCGCCGGCCACAAGAAGTGGGCGCTGCGGATCGGCCAGTGCGATCCCAACGGCTTCGGCCCCGAGAGCTCGCGCTGCGACGCCGACGGCGGGCCGGTGATCGGCGCCGACGGCACGATCTACCTCGGCGGCGACGGCGTCCACGCGGTCTGGGCCGACGGCACGCTGCGGTGGCGGTTCGCGACCGCCGAGCACGTCGCGACCGCGCCGGCGCTGGCCGACGACGGCACGATCTACGCGGGCGGCCAGGACGACGCGCTCTACGCGCTGGCGCCCGACGGCAGCAAGCGCTGGGAGTTCCGGGCCGGCAGCGACTTCGACGCGGCGCCGGTGATCGGCGACGACGGCACGATCTACGCCGGCAACGACGACGACGCGCTCTACGCGCTGCGGTCCGACGGCACGCTGGCGTGGAAGACGTTGGTCGGCGGCGATGTCCGCGGCGCGGTCGCGATCGCGCCCGACGGCACGATCTACGTCGGCAGCTACGACCACCACCTGTACGCGCTGGCGCCGACCGGGCAGGTGGTCTGGCGCCTGGCCGCCGCCGACAAGATCCACGCCGCGCCGGTGGTCGCCGCCAACGGGGTGATCCTGGTCGGCGCCCAGGACGAGCGCCTGTACGCGGTCGATCCCAGCGGCGTGCTGCTGTGGACGATCGCGATCGCCGGTGACCTCGACAGCGCGCCGATCATCGGCAGCGACGGCACGATCTACCTGGCGGGTGACGACGGGATCGTGCGCGCGCTCAAGTAG
- a CDS encoding 2-hydroxychromene-2-carboxylate isomerase, whose product MITVEFWFDFSCPYAYLASRAIEAVCARPGVRLELAPMLLGGVFRSIGAGDGPMPTLAPAKALANARDMARWAERRGVPLHVPPRHPQRTVRALRTMLALPPATWPAAMHALYAAYWVDGVDVTDAAALGGALTGAGLDADVVAAALIAADSDARKDELRARTDRAVALGIFGAPAMVVRRGDAPPILLWGQDRLHWLTAVLDGWAPDGGPPPRQVPADPASAAPPAAAAPALDFWFDYSSPFAYLGATQIERVAAAAGATVRYRPMLLGALFRELGTADVPLLQMPEPKRRYVARELDRWARWWGVDFRFSSRFPLRTVAPLRLTLLAGDRTPALVARLFRAAWVEDRDVGGADELRALAAEVGLDPALVDRTSEPAVKQALIASTAAATAAGVFGAPTTIVHSAAGPLAFWGQDRLDLVAAALRGWIPEAR is encoded by the coding sequence GTGATCACCGTCGAGTTCTGGTTCGACTTCTCGTGCCCGTACGCCTACCTGGCGTCGCGCGCGATCGAGGCCGTCTGCGCGCGGCCCGGCGTCCGGCTCGAGCTGGCGCCGATGCTGCTCGGGGGCGTGTTCCGCTCGATCGGGGCCGGGGACGGGCCGATGCCGACCCTGGCGCCGGCCAAGGCCCTGGCCAACGCCCGGGACATGGCGCGCTGGGCCGAGCGCCGCGGCGTGCCGCTGCACGTGCCGCCGCGCCACCCGCAGCGGACGGTGCGGGCGCTGCGGACGATGCTGGCGCTCCCGCCCGCGACCTGGCCGGCGGCGATGCACGCGCTCTACGCCGCGTACTGGGTCGACGGCGTCGACGTCACCGACGCGGCCGCGCTGGGCGGCGCGCTCACCGGCGCGGGGCTCGACGCCGACGTCGTCGCCGCGGCGCTGATCGCCGCCGACAGCGACGCGCGCAAGGACGAGCTGCGGGCCCGCACCGATCGCGCGGTGGCCCTGGGGATCTTCGGCGCGCCGGCGATGGTCGTGCGCCGCGGCGACGCGCCGCCGATCTTGCTGTGGGGCCAGGATCGCCTGCACTGGCTGACCGCGGTCCTCGACGGCTGGGCTCCCGACGGCGGGCCGCCGCCGCGGCAGGTGCCGGCCGATCCCGCCAGCGCGGCGCCACCGGCGGCGGCCGCGCCGGCGCTGGACTTCTGGTTCGACTACTCGTCGCCGTTCGCGTACCTCGGCGCCACCCAGATCGAGCGGGTCGCCGCCGCGGCCGGCGCCACCGTGCGCTACCGGCCGATGCTCCTGGGGGCGCTGTTCCGCGAGCTCGGCACCGCCGACGTGCCGCTCTTGCAGATGCCCGAGCCCAAGCGCCGCTACGTCGCGCGCGAGCTCGATCGCTGGGCCCGCTGGTGGGGCGTCGACTTCCGGTTCTCGAGCCGGTTCCCGCTGCGCACCGTCGCGCCGCTGCGGCTGACGCTGCTCGCCGGCGACCGCACCCCGGCGCTGGTGGCGCGGCTGTTCCGGGCTGCCTGGGTCGAGGACCGCGACGTCGGCGGCGCCGACGAGCTGCGCGCGCTGGCGGCCGAGGTCGGGCTCGATCCGGCGCTGGTCGATCGCACCAGCGAGCCGGCGGTGAAGCAGGCGCTGATCGCGTCGACGGCGGCGGCGACGGCCGCGGGCGTGTTCGGCGCGCCGACGACGATCGTGCACAGCGCCGCCGGGCCGCTGGCGTTCTGGGGCCAGGATCGCCTCGACCTGGTCGCGGCCGCGCTGCGCGGCTGGATCCCGGAGGCGCGATGA
- a CDS encoding tetratricopeptide repeat protein has translation MSHTRWIVAATLALASAAIAQPAPGTPEGQALAERLFATGKAHYDLGEYAEAATAFKEAYRLTSEPLLLFNIAQAERKQDDCAGALTAYRSYLRNLPDAPNRAKVEEFIADAEACVARTPGEPPPPDRAGPGGAGPGGAGGGGAGPNDGLPLGPPSAAGASGGRTLRYAGIASVGVGVVALGVGAYFARAAGDRAAELEACAAPCAAATWTAIDADGRAAQRNATIGFVAGGVGIAAGATLYVLGVRAHREAPVAIAPTVGGATVQATVRF, from the coding sequence ATGAGCCACACCCGCTGGATCGTCGCGGCGACGCTGGCGCTGGCGAGCGCCGCGATCGCCCAGCCCGCCCCGGGCACACCGGAGGGCCAGGCGCTGGCCGAGCGGCTGTTCGCCACCGGCAAGGCCCACTACGATCTCGGCGAGTACGCCGAGGCTGCGACGGCGTTCAAGGAGGCCTACCGGCTGACCAGCGAGCCGCTGTTGCTGTTCAACATCGCCCAGGCCGAGCGCAAGCAGGACGACTGCGCCGGCGCGCTCACCGCGTATCGCAGCTACCTGCGCAACCTCCCCGACGCGCCCAACCGCGCCAAGGTCGAGGAGTTCATCGCCGACGCCGAGGCGTGCGTCGCGCGGACGCCCGGCGAGCCGCCACCGCCCGACCGCGCGGGCCCCGGCGGCGCGGGCCCCGGCGGCGCGGGCGGCGGCGGCGCGGGCCCCAACGACGGACTGCCGCTCGGTCCGCCGAGCGCGGCGGGCGCCAGCGGCGGGCGCACGCTGCGCTACGCCGGGATCGCGTCGGTCGGCGTCGGCGTGGTGGCGCTGGGCGTCGGCGCGTACTTCGCGCGTGCGGCCGGCGATCGCGCCGCCGAGCTCGAGGCGTGCGCCGCGCCCTGTGCGGCGGCGACCTGGACGGCGATCGACGCCGACGGCCGCGCCGCCCAGCGCAACGCGACGATCGGCTTCGTCGCCGGCGGCGTCGGGATCGCCGCCGGCGCCACGCTCTACGTGCTCGGCGTGCGGGCGCACCGCGAGGCGCCGGTCGCGATCGCCCCGACGGTCGGCGGCGCGACGGTCCAGGCGACCGTTCGCTTCTGA
- a CDS encoding DUF1109 family protein, with protein sequence MNDPREPLDGLDLGGAPPPLPAELAAELDHLAPVRPRRPARQAAVVVLASLGWAVAMVGLLTVRRDLDELPRTWLYAYLAAWLIGFVVPTVLVVVPGRRAMMPRWVPATAIAAVATAGFIVAGLALARSGPSSLHRGLASWAGCLSTGLATALVPIALMALALRGAAPTATRLTAAAIGAAAGAIGGFMLHLHCPIADALHVGVIHGGVAVLAAIGAAALLPRWLAVR encoded by the coding sequence GTGAACGACCCGCGCGAACCCCTCGACGGGCTCGACCTGGGCGGCGCCCCGCCGCCGCTGCCGGCCGAGCTCGCGGCCGAGCTGGACCACCTCGCCCCGGTCCGGCCCCGACGCCCGGCCCGCCAGGCCGCCGTGGTCGTGCTGGCCTCGCTGGGCTGGGCGGTGGCGATGGTCGGCCTCTTGACGGTGCGCCGGGACCTCGACGAGCTGCCCCGCACCTGGCTCTACGCCTACCTGGCCGCCTGGCTCATCGGGTTCGTGGTCCCGACGGTGCTGGTCGTGGTCCCCGGCCGGCGCGCGATGATGCCGCGCTGGGTGCCGGCCACGGCGATCGCCGCCGTCGCCACCGCCGGGTTCATCGTCGCCGGCCTGGCGCTGGCGCGGAGCGGGCCGTCGAGCCTGCACCGCGGGCTGGCGTCCTGGGCCGGGTGCCTGTCGACCGGCCTCGCGACCGCCCTGGTGCCGATCGCCCTGATGGCCCTGGCGCTCCGGGGCGCGGCGCCGACCGCGACCCGCCTCACCGCCGCGGCGATCGGCGCCGCCGCGGGCGCGATCGGCGGCTTCATGCTGCACCTGCACTGCCCGATCGCCGACGCGCTGCACGTGGGCGTCATCCACGGCGGCGTGGCGGTGCTGGCGGCGATCGGCGCCGCCGCCCTCCTGCCCCGCTGGCTCGCCGTCCGCTGA
- a CDS encoding RNA polymerase sigma factor produces the protein MTAADLMTRYCDGDADAFRALHREVAPRLLAYLTGMARSRAVAEDVLQATFLKVHRARAAYVRGADPLPWIYAIAHRTFLDEVRRRKRAAVPTDDGEVPETAAAITGEAATVAAERTEADPEVTRAALAALAQLPEAQRQAVVLTKLDGRSVAEAAAIAGTTPGAMKVRAHRGYEALRRILRGAS, from the coding sequence ATGACGGCCGCCGACCTCATGACCCGCTACTGCGATGGCGACGCCGACGCATTCCGCGCCCTCCACCGCGAGGTCGCGCCCCGGCTCCTGGCCTACCTGACGGGCATGGCCCGCAGCCGCGCGGTCGCCGAGGACGTCCTCCAGGCGACCTTCCTGAAGGTGCACCGGGCCCGCGCCGCCTACGTCCGGGGCGCCGATCCCCTGCCCTGGATCTACGCCATCGCCCACCGGACCTTCCTCGACGAGGTCCGGCGCCGCAAGCGCGCCGCGGTGCCCACCGACGACGGCGAGGTGCCCGAGACCGCCGCGGCCATCACCGGCGAGGCCGCGACCGTGGCGGCCGAGCGGACCGAGGCCGATCCCGAGGTGACCCGGGCGGCGCTAGCGGCCCTGGCGCAGCTGCCGGAGGCCCAGCGCCAGGCGGTGGTGCTGACCAAGCTCGACGGCCGATCGGTGGCCGAGGCCGCGGCCATCGCCGGGACCACGCCCGGCGCCATGAAGGTGCGGGCCCACCGCGGCTACGAGGCCCTGCGCCGGATCTTGCGAGGTGCCTCGTGA
- a CDS encoding S1 family peptidase: MALPGFLACAVPASESSDHAVIGGQPSGADAVVMLDLGAGPCSGVVVAPRVVLTAAHCLGVGGQVQVGASAPWRQTLEVVAQHAHRAYVPGELADDLALVRLAAPAEVAPLAVRATDAAALAEVQVIGFGRQVADQPASGGVRHGGLVAVVGHDAGLLYTAATGPVFTCAGDSGGPALDPVGAIAALVVAGDAGCAGASRLARVDRAGAWIATVIAAWDGPCAADGACATGCATVDPDCDPCGLEGTCAPGCAAPDLDCPLGGAPGATCADDGACESRLCAPAPDDATSQFCSQPCGPEAPCPAPISACVDGGCVYPGPTPGRLGSACVDDAACRSGRCDRGLDVCAVACGGDDACPDGYACATTGSGPLCRPSSGGCGAGPDGGLGALALVGIALALSGRRASGAGGRRRRSPPAPPRRRG, from the coding sequence GTGGCACTGCCAGGATTCCTGGCGTGCGCCGTCCCCGCGTCAGAGTCCTCGGACCACGCCGTGATCGGCGGCCAGCCCAGCGGCGCGGACGCGGTGGTGATGCTCGACCTCGGCGCCGGGCCGTGCTCGGGCGTGGTGGTCGCGCCGCGGGTCGTGCTGACCGCGGCCCACTGTCTCGGCGTCGGCGGCCAGGTGCAGGTCGGCGCCTCGGCGCCGTGGCGCCAGACCCTCGAGGTCGTGGCCCAGCACGCCCACCGGGCCTACGTGCCCGGCGAGCTCGCCGACGACCTCGCGCTGGTGCGGCTCGCGGCGCCGGCCGAGGTCGCGCCGCTGGCGGTGCGCGCCACCGACGCCGCGGCGCTCGCCGAGGTGCAGGTGATCGGCTTCGGCCGGCAGGTCGCCGACCAGCCGGCGTCGGGCGGCGTGCGCCACGGTGGCCTGGTCGCCGTGGTCGGCCACGACGCCGGGCTCCTGTACACCGCGGCGACCGGGCCCGTGTTCACATGCGCCGGCGACTCGGGCGGCCCGGCGCTTGATCCCGTCGGCGCGATCGCGGCGCTGGTGGTCGCCGGCGACGCCGGCTGCGCCGGGGCGTCGCGGCTGGCCCGGGTCGACCGCGCGGGCGCGTGGATCGCCACGGTCATCGCCGCCTGGGACGGGCCGTGCGCGGCCGACGGCGCGTGCGCGACCGGCTGCGCCACCGTCGACCCCGACTGCGATCCATGCGGCCTCGAGGGCACCTGCGCCCCTGGGTGCGCGGCGCCCGATCTCGACTGTCCGCTCGGCGGCGCGCCGGGCGCGACCTGCGCCGACGACGGCGCCTGCGAGTCGCGGCTGTGCGCGCCGGCGCCCGACGACGCCACCAGCCAGTTCTGCTCGCAGCCGTGCGGGCCCGAGGCGCCGTGTCCGGCGCCGATCAGCGCGTGCGTCGACGGCGGCTGCGTCTACCCCGGACCGACGCCCGGGCGGCTCGGCAGCGCGTGCGTCGACGACGCGGCCTGCCGCAGCGGTCGGTGCGATCGCGGGCTCGACGTGTGCGCGGTGGCGTGCGGCGGCGACGACGCGTGCCCCGACGGCTACGCCTGCGCGACGACCGGCAGCGGCCCGCTGTGCCGGCCGAGCTCGGGTGGCTGCGGCGCCGGGCCCGACGGCGGGCTGGGCGCGCTGGCGCTGGTCGGGATCGCGCTGGCGCTCAGCGGACGGCGAGCCAGCGGGGCAGGAGGGCGGCGGCGCCGATCGCCGCCAGCACCGCCACGCCGCCGTGGATGA
- a CDS encoding lysoplasmalogenase, translating to MTAAIVATAACALAVALLVAAERAGDRRRRFLWKPLASAAFVALPLVGGAFADGGDRTLAVWIVVGLGFGALGDVALMFESDRGFLAGLVAFLLGHVAYVVGLARVTAPGHWLDGAMIGAAPAAVVAAGVILRWLWPRLGPMRIPVIGYVAVITAMLIGGLAATLVDGERVAIPTARHLLTAGAAAFFASDLAVAREKFIGRDPLNRTLGLPVYYGAQLLFAWALVVR from the coding sequence ATGACCGCCGCGATCGTCGCGACCGCGGCGTGCGCGCTGGCGGTGGCGCTGCTGGTGGCGGCCGAGCGCGCCGGCGATCGGCGCCGGCGGTTCCTGTGGAAGCCGCTGGCCTCGGCCGCGTTCGTCGCGCTGCCGCTGGTCGGCGGCGCCTTCGCCGACGGCGGCGACCGCACGCTCGCGGTCTGGATCGTCGTCGGCCTCGGGTTCGGCGCGCTCGGCGACGTCGCGCTCATGTTCGAGAGCGACCGCGGGTTCCTGGCCGGGCTGGTGGCGTTCCTGCTCGGCCACGTCGCCTACGTCGTCGGGCTGGCCCGGGTGACCGCGCCCGGCCACTGGCTCGACGGCGCGATGATCGGCGCGGCGCCGGCGGCGGTCGTCGCCGCGGGCGTGATCCTGCGCTGGCTGTGGCCGCGGCTCGGCCCGATGCGGATCCCGGTGATCGGCTACGTCGCGGTGATCACCGCGATGCTGATCGGCGGGCTGGCCGCGACCCTGGTCGACGGCGAGCGCGTGGCGATCCCGACCGCGCGGCACCTGCTGACCGCGGGCGCGGCGGCGTTCTTCGCCTCGGACCTGGCGGTCGCGCGCGAGAAGTTCATCGGGCGCGATCCATTGAATCGCACCCTGGGCCTGCCCGTGTACTACGGCGCCCAGCTGCTGTTCGCCTGGGCGCTGGTCGTCCGCTGA
- a CDS encoding RecQ family ATP-dependent DNA helicase, giving the protein MAAGTLAPLAPLPVVVFEAPTGDDPDAPELPDLAAEAVDADGDALEAHLLEVGARRFGISAFRPGQALTIRNVMAGIDTLAIMPTGAGKSLCYQLPALELPGVTLVVSPLIALMKDQHDKLVELGIDVVRLDSTITPRDEAIALARLADERPCIAYVTPERLGDPRFRERLVGVHVALFVVDEAHCISQWGHDFRPAYLGLGDAVRALGRPPVLALTATAPAKVKDDILAQLRIADAAVVDIGLSRPNLRYYVLKADSERKKQAILLRMLDRHSGCGIIYAATVRAVDALADFLHEQGIACGRYHGRMRAKDRDRVQTAFMEHSDPRIMVATNAFGLGVDKPDIRFVIHYNFPGSLESYYQEAGRAGRDSQPAHCILLYQPEDKRIQSFFLGGRYPTPEQTQAVASALVDAYRAAAGAPVTDPDELTTTVPLKVIAAAAQAPAKKARVVLSFLKEIGFAAEAPGQQFAPLAADPPSLTELARATRRYEQKRAQDRARLQAILRYTQSHLCRSRLLVTYFGYTDGPDCGACDNCQRAAGPAHTAPPPARIAAVAAVLAARRAAADGTDAAPTEADEMLARRRAQRGRALKIERARTRFDPVGKGDLVRHATWGDGEVVRVLGDSALTFFPSHGEKLLKLSFLERVAPDAR; this is encoded by the coding sequence ATGGCGGCGGGGACGCTGGCGCCGCTCGCGCCGCTGCCCGTGGTGGTGTTCGAGGCCCCGACCGGCGACGACCCCGACGCGCCCGAGCTGCCCGATCTGGCCGCCGAGGCGGTCGACGCCGACGGCGACGCGCTCGAGGCGCACCTGCTCGAGGTCGGCGCGCGCCGGTTCGGCATCAGCGCGTTCCGCCCCGGCCAGGCCCTGACCATCCGCAACGTCATGGCCGGCATCGACACGCTGGCGATCATGCCGACCGGCGCCGGCAAGTCGCTGTGCTACCAGCTGCCCGCGCTCGAGCTGCCGGGCGTGACGCTGGTGGTGTCGCCGCTGATCGCCCTGATGAAGGATCAGCACGACAAGCTGGTCGAGCTCGGCATCGACGTCGTGCGCCTCGACTCCACGATCACCCCGCGCGACGAGGCGATCGCGCTGGCGCGGCTGGCCGACGAGCGGCCGTGCATCGCCTACGTCACGCCCGAGCGGCTCGGCGATCCGCGGTTCCGCGAGCGCCTCGTCGGCGTCCACGTCGCGCTGTTCGTCGTCGACGAGGCCCACTGCATCTCGCAGTGGGGGCACGACTTCCGCCCGGCCTACCTGGGCCTGGGCGACGCGGTGCGCGCGCTGGGCCGACCGCCGGTGCTGGCGTTGACCGCGACCGCGCCGGCCAAGGTCAAGGACGACATCCTCGCGCAGCTCCGGATCGCCGACGCGGCGGTGGTCGACATCGGCCTGTCGCGCCCGAACCTGCGCTACTACGTGCTCAAGGCCGACAGCGAGCGCAAGAAGCAGGCGATCCTGCTGCGCATGCTCGACCGCCACAGCGGCTGCGGCATCATCTACGCGGCGACCGTCCGCGCGGTCGACGCGCTCGCCGACTTCCTGCACGAGCAGGGCATCGCGTGCGGCCGCTACCACGGCCGCATGCGCGCCAAGGATCGCGATCGGGTGCAGACCGCGTTCATGGAGCACAGCGACCCGCGCATCATGGTCGCCACCAACGCGTTCGGGCTCGGCGTCGACAAGCCCGACATCCGCTTCGTCATCCACTACAACTTCCCGGGCTCGCTCGAGAGCTACTACCAGGAGGCCGGCCGCGCCGGCCGCGACAGCCAGCCGGCCCACTGCATCCTGCTGTACCAGCCCGAGGACAAGCGCATCCAGAGCTTCTTCCTCGGGGGGCGCTACCCGACGCCGGAGCAGACCCAGGCGGTGGCGTCGGCGCTGGTCGACGCCTACCGCGCCGCCGCGGGCGCGCCGGTCACCGATCCGGACGAGCTGACCACGACGGTGCCGCTCAAGGTCATCGCGGCCGCGGCCCAGGCGCCGGCCAAGAAGGCCCGCGTGGTGCTGTCGTTCCTGAAGGAGATCGGCTTCGCCGCCGAGGCGCCGGGCCAGCAGTTCGCGCCGCTGGCCGCGGACCCGCCCAGCCTGACCGAGCTGGCTCGCGCGACCCGGCGCTACGAGCAGAAGCGCGCCCAGGACCGCGCCCGGCTGCAGGCGATCCTCAGATACACCCAGTCGCACCTGTGCCGGTCGCGCCTGCTCGTGACCTACTTCGGCTACACCGACGGGCCCGACTGCGGCGCCTGCGACAACTGCCAGCGGGCCGCGGGGCCCGCCCATACGGCGCCGCCGCCGGCGCGCATCGCCGCGGTGGCCGCGGTGCTGGCGGCCCGCCGGGCCGCGGCCGACGGCACCGACGCCGCGCCGACCGAGGCCGACGAGATGCTGGCGCGGCGCCGGGCCCAGCGCGGCCGCGCCCTCAAGATCGAGCGCGCCCGGACCCGGTTCGATCCGGTCGGCAAGGGCGACCTCGTCCGCCACGCCACCTGGGGCGACGGCGAGGTCGTGCGCGTGCTCGGCGACAGCGCGCTGACGTTCTTCCCCAGCCACGGCGAGAAGCTGCTCAAGCTGAGCTTCCTCGAGCGCGTCGCGCCCGACGCGCGCTGA